The Lactuca sativa cultivar Salinas chromosome 2, Lsat_Salinas_v11, whole genome shotgun sequence genome includes a window with the following:
- the LOC111887803 gene encoding aldehyde oxidase GLOX, whose amino-acid sequence MEPSRFLLLLCMWMVMLKSRADLPGTWELLVDDARIASMHTVVTRFNTVVLLDHTNYSPNSKADCQLDPEHPVFKPDCYSQSSILDLTTKKVRPLFTTLTDTWCSSGQFMPDGILLQTGGFNDGFQKIRKFTPCEGIESCDWEELDDKVLAEGRWYASNQILPNGSVIIVGGRGANSVELFPSQGGGALNFPFLAEAEDIQSDNIYPYVHLLPNGHLFVFANNISVLYDYTNNVILKRYPALIGGPRNYPSAGSSVMLPLRGDYLTATVVICGGAQYGAFHERKTNATARRSCARIEATGEDPVWELEAMPFARIMGDMVILPAGDVLIINGAEAGSQGFELATKPCLYPVLYKPDESKGLRFVTLTPTSVARMYHSTANLLPDGRVLVAGSNTHDFYNLTAEFPTELRIEAFSPDYLTPEKADVRPTIVELPERIQYGGGFDILVSGKFLEVRLMEVNIASAPFVTHSFSQGQRLVKLTVTVSAAEDPEDEVGLYRLTCTAPPDGRVAPPGYYMVFAVNMGVPSVAKWVQLL is encoded by the coding sequence ATGGAACCTTCAAGATTCCTTCTTCTGTTATGTATGTGGATGGTGATGTTGAAATCACGTGCTGATCTCCCCGGCACGTGGGAACTACTGGTGGACGACGCCAGAATCGCCTCCATGCACACCGTCGTTACCCGGTTCAACACCGTCGTCCTTCTTGACCACACCAATTACAGCCCTAATTCCAAAGCTGACTGCCAATTAGACCCGGAACATCCCGTTTTCAAACCCGACTGCTATTCCCAATCTTCCATTCTCGATCTTACAACCAAAAAGGTCCGACCATTGTTCACCACCCTCACCGATACATGGTGTTCTTCAGGACAGTTTATGCCGGACGGAATCCTCCTGCAAACCGGCGGCTTCAATGATGGGTTCCAAAAGATACGTAAGTTCACTCCATGCGAGGGTATAGAGTCGTGTGATTGGGAAGAACTTGATGATAAAGTATTAGCAGAAGGTAGATGGTATGCAAGCAATCAAATACTACCCAACGGATCAGTGATCATCGTTGGTGGTCGTGGCGCCAATAGTGTTGAGCTTTTTCCTTCACAAGGTGGCGGAGCTTTGAATTTCCCATTTCTTGCAGAAGCAGAAGATATCCAGTCCGACAATATTTACCCTTACGTTCATCTTCTTCCCAATGGCCACTTGTTTGTGTTCGCCAACAATATATCAGTGTTATACGATTACACGAATAACGTTATACTGAAACGATACCCTGCATTGATCGGTGGCCCACGTAATTACCCCTCCGCAGGGTCATCGGTGATGCTTCCATTGAGAGGGGATTACCTTACAGCCACCGTCGTCATCTGTGGTGGAGCACAATATGGAGCATTCCATGAACGGAAGACTAATGCCACAGCTCGCAGGAGCTGCGCTCGGATCGAAGCAACCGGAGAAGACCCAGTTTGGGAATTGGAAGCGATGCCATTTGCTCGGATTATGGGAGATATGGTGATTCTTCCTGCCGGTGATGTTTTGATTATAAACGGAGCAGAAGCAGGTAGTCAAGGGTTTGAATTAGCAACAAAACCTTGTTTATATCCAGTTCTTTATAAACCAGATGAATCCAAGGGTCTTCGTTTTGTGACGTTAACCCCTACTTCAGTGGCTAGAATGTATCACTCAACGGCTAATCTTCTTCCCGACGGGAGGGTTCTGGTCGCCGGAAGTAACACACATGATTTCTACAACTTAACAGCTGAGTTCCCTACAGAATTAAGGATCGAAGCTTTTTCGCCGGACTATTTGACACCGGAGAAAGCTGATGTTAGACCGACAATCGTCGAGTTGCCGGAAAGGATACAGTACGGCGGAGGTTTCGATATATTGGTGAGTGGGAAGTTTCTGGAGGTGAGGCTGATGGAGGTGAATATTGCGAGTGCACCTTTTGTTACGCATTCTTTCTCACAGGGGCAGAGGCTAGTGAAGCTAACAGTGACAGTGTCAGCGGCGGAGGATCCGGAGGATGAAGTGGGGTTGTATAGATTAACATGTACGGCGCCACCGGACGGAAGGGTAGCACCGCCGGGATATTACATGGTGTTTGCCGTTAACATGGGTGTACCAAGTGTCGCAAAATGGGTGCAGTTGCTTTAA